A single region of the Motilibacter peucedani genome encodes:
- a CDS encoding amino acid ABC transporter ATP-binding protein: protein MTTTAVTSAPLRTTPAVFPLPTLAAEHPAAVEVVGAHKSYAGREVLRGIDLAVRPGEVTVVIGPSGSGKSTLLRAVNHLEKLDRGHVSINGELLGVRRHRGRLKELPEREILAQRRRIGFVFQGFNLFPHLSVLDNVAAAPVASGQLGRPAARELARELLDRVGLGDKVDAYPRQLSGGQQQRVAIARALAQQPGVILFDEPTSALDPELVGEVLAVIQALATGGTTLVVVTHEIGFAREVADTVVFLDDGRIVEQGPPAQVLDRPQHQRTRDFLRAVL from the coding sequence ATGACCACCACTGCCGTCACGTCGGCACCACTGCGTACTACTCCGGCAGTCTTCCCGCTGCCGACGCTGGCCGCCGAGCACCCTGCCGCCGTCGAGGTGGTCGGCGCGCACAAGTCGTACGCCGGACGCGAGGTCCTGCGCGGCATCGACCTCGCCGTCCGGCCCGGTGAGGTGACCGTCGTCATCGGGCCCTCGGGCTCCGGCAAGTCGACCCTGCTGCGCGCGGTCAACCACCTCGAGAAGCTCGACCGCGGTCACGTCAGCATCAACGGCGAGCTGCTCGGCGTCCGTCGCCACCGCGGTCGGCTCAAGGAGCTGCCCGAGCGCGAGATCCTCGCCCAGCGCCGACGCATCGGCTTCGTCTTCCAGGGCTTCAACCTCTTCCCGCACCTGAGCGTGCTCGACAACGTGGCCGCGGCCCCTGTCGCCTCGGGCCAGCTGGGCCGGCCTGCGGCGCGCGAGCTCGCCCGCGAGCTGCTCGACCGGGTGGGCCTCGGCGACAAGGTCGACGCCTACCCCCGCCAGCTCTCAGGCGGCCAGCAGCAGCGGGTCGCCATCGCCCGGGCCCTCGCCCAGCAGCCGGGCGTCATCCTCTTCGACGAGCCGACCTCCGCCCTCGACCCCGAGCTCGTCGGCGAGGTGCTCGCCGTCATCCAGGCGCTCGCCACCGGCGGCACCACCCTGGTCGTCGTCACCCACGAGATCGGCTTCGCCCGCGAGGTCGCCGACACCGTCGTCTTCCTCGACGACGGGCGGATCGTCGAGCAGGGCCCGCCCGCGCAGGTCCTCGACCGCCCGCAGCACCAGCGCACACGAGACTTCCTGCGCGCCGTCCTCTGA
- a CDS encoding ABC transporter substrate-binding protein, giving the protein MPSSAARPALAALTALALTALAACGSSGDDAGSSPRTSNVAAAGGAASVQVGAVSNGAATPVTLTVPEVAAIRAELPKALVDKGKIVIGLGLLPSGSPPLGYTGSDQKTLTGSEPDLGRLVAAVFGLTPVLTNATWENLFVGLDSGKTDVGITNITDTEQRKLKYDFATYRQDNLGFEVLKSNSWTFDGTAESLAGKTVVVGAGTNQEKILLEWQAKLKAAGKKLTVKYFPDQGTTYLALSSGKADAYFAPNPSIAYHVTQSQSSSHPTRNAGTYSGAGASLQGLIAATSKKGSGLAKPLADAINYLIDNGQYAAWLKAWNLSNEAVKTSEVNPPGLPITNS; this is encoded by the coding sequence ATGCCTTCTTCCGCTGCCAGACCCGCCCTCGCCGCCCTCACGGCCCTCGCCCTCACCGCCCTGGCCGCCTGCGGCAGCAGCGGCGACGACGCGGGGTCGAGCCCCCGCACCAGCAACGTCGCAGCCGCCGGAGGGGCCGCCTCGGTGCAGGTCGGCGCCGTCTCGAACGGAGCCGCCACGCCGGTGACGCTCACCGTGCCGGAGGTCGCGGCCATCCGCGCCGAGCTGCCCAAGGCGCTCGTCGACAAGGGCAAGATCGTCATCGGTCTCGGCCTGCTGCCCTCGGGCAGCCCGCCGCTCGGCTACACCGGCTCCGACCAGAAGACGCTCACCGGCTCCGAGCCCGACCTGGGCCGACTGGTGGCCGCCGTCTTCGGCCTGACCCCGGTGCTGACCAACGCCACGTGGGAGAACCTGTTCGTCGGGCTCGACAGCGGCAAGACCGACGTCGGCATCACCAACATCACCGACACCGAGCAGCGCAAGCTGAAGTACGACTTCGCGACCTACCGGCAGGACAACCTCGGGTTCGAGGTGCTGAAGTCCAACAGCTGGACCTTCGACGGCACCGCCGAGAGCCTCGCCGGGAAGACCGTCGTAGTGGGAGCCGGCACCAACCAGGAGAAGATCCTGCTGGAGTGGCAGGCGAAGCTCAAGGCCGCCGGCAAGAAGCTGACGGTGAAGTACTTCCCCGACCAGGGCACCACCTACCTCGCGTTGAGCTCCGGCAAGGCCGACGCCTACTTCGCGCCCAACCCGAGCATCGCCTACCACGTCACGCAGTCGCAGAGCTCGTCCCACCCGACGCGAAACGCGGGCACCTACTCCGGTGCAGGTGCGTCGCTGCAGGGCCTGATCGCTGCCACGTCGAAGAAGGGCAGCGGGCTGGCGAAGCCGCTGGCCGACGCCATCAACTACCTCATCGACAACGGGCAGTACGCCGCCTGGCTCAAGGCGTGGAACCTGTCCAACGAGGCCGTCAAGACCTCGGAGGTCAACCCGCCCGGCCTTCCGATCACCAACTCCTGA
- a CDS encoding glutathione S-transferase C-terminal domain-containing protein: MTTSIAGPVYATPADPGRIGDYRIVREPGDTRPLYRFRDRLGAQAEPGRFHLYAGWFCPWAQRSTLVVALAGLQDAVSVSYVDGARDARGWAFRETSGPDPVNGFVLLRDAYEATEPGFDGHVSVPTLWDRRTRRVVSNDYGLLDADLATAFLHLSTTGLELYPAALRDRVDELDRWLGPAVNAGVTAAQGDGEQALSARARLNEAFEALDARLAGSRFLLGDRLTLADVRLWVTLVRYDVQANATGALGGPLADHPQLWDYARDLYQRQAFRSTTDLSTFTAPGALVPDWERPTRRSAGVAP, from the coding sequence GTGACTACATCGATCGCCGGTCCCGTCTACGCGACACCGGCGGACCCCGGCCGCATCGGCGACTACCGCATCGTGCGCGAGCCGGGCGACACCAGGCCGCTCTACCGCTTCCGCGACCGGCTCGGCGCGCAGGCGGAACCCGGCCGCTTCCACCTCTACGCCGGCTGGTTCTGCCCGTGGGCCCAGCGGAGCACGCTCGTCGTCGCCCTCGCGGGACTGCAGGACGCCGTGTCGGTTTCCTACGTGGACGGCGCCCGCGACGCGCGGGGCTGGGCCTTCCGCGAGACGTCCGGTCCTGACCCGGTCAACGGGTTCGTGCTCCTGCGCGATGCCTACGAGGCGACCGAGCCGGGGTTCGACGGGCACGTGTCCGTGCCGACGCTCTGGGACCGGCGGACCCGGCGCGTGGTCAGCAACGACTACGGGCTGCTCGACGCCGACCTCGCCACGGCGTTCCTGCACCTGTCGACGACCGGGCTGGAGCTCTACCCGGCAGCCCTGCGCGACCGGGTCGACGAGCTCGACCGCTGGCTCGGCCCGGCCGTCAACGCGGGCGTCACGGCGGCGCAGGGCGATGGCGAGCAGGCGCTCTCGGCACGGGCACGGTTGAACGAGGCGTTCGAGGCGCTCGACGCGCGACTGGCGGGCTCCCGCTTCCTGCTCGGCGACCGGCTGACACTGGCCGACGTGCGCCTGTGGGTGACGCTCGTGCGCTACGACGTGCAGGCCAACGCGACGGGGGCGCTCGGCGGCCCGCTCGCCGACCACCCCCAGCTGTGGGACTACGCGCGCGACCTCTACCAGCGTCAAGCGTTCCGGTCCACGACAGACCTCTCGACCTTCACCGCGCCGGGCGCGCTCGTGCCCGACTGGGAGCGGCCGACGAGGAGGTCGGCGGGGGTGGCACCGTGA
- a CDS encoding GNAT family N-acetyltransferase: protein MTELLAPGTASGSDESLLDNAAWASLTGGHSSFAQGEDLVLRYPPDVSPFVAVAPGAGSCVWPELARLAGPGEVVALSGAAVDIATLPDDWHLVGSGEGVQLVATAALTSAPEPEAVLLGAPDVEEMLELVARTQPGPFLPRTYQLGTYLGIRQEGRLVAMAGERLHPRGWTEISAVCSDPAHRRRGLATRLVRAVAHGIRERGETPFMHAAATNVDAIRLYESIGFRLRRRTGFWAVRTPGAAVSA, encoded by the coding sequence GTGACCGAGCTGCTGGCTCCCGGGACGGCGAGCGGCTCCGACGAGTCGCTGCTCGACAACGCGGCCTGGGCCTCGCTCACCGGCGGGCACAGCTCTTTCGCACAAGGGGAGGACCTGGTGCTGCGCTACCCGCCCGACGTGTCTCCCTTCGTGGCCGTCGCTCCCGGGGCGGGCAGCTGCGTGTGGCCGGAGCTCGCGCGACTGGCCGGACCGGGGGAGGTCGTGGCGCTCTCCGGCGCAGCTGTCGACATCGCCACCCTGCCCGACGACTGGCATCTGGTCGGGAGCGGCGAGGGTGTCCAGCTGGTCGCCACCGCCGCCCTCACGTCTGCGCCGGAGCCCGAGGCGGTGCTGCTCGGCGCACCCGACGTCGAGGAGATGCTCGAGCTGGTCGCTCGCACACAGCCCGGCCCGTTCCTGCCGCGCACCTACCAGCTCGGCACCTACCTCGGCATCCGCCAGGAGGGACGTCTCGTCGCGATGGCCGGCGAGCGGTTGCACCCGCGCGGGTGGACCGAGATCAGCGCGGTCTGCTCCGACCCGGCCCACCGTCGGCGCGGTCTCGCGACCCGGCTGGTGCGGGCGGTCGCCCACGGCATCCGCGAGCGCGGCGAGACGCCGTTCATGCATGCCGCGGCCACCAACGTGGACGCGATCCGGCTCTACGAGTCGATCGGGTTCCGGCTGCGCCGGCGCACCGGCTTCTGGGCGGTCCGGACGCCGGGCGCCGCCGTCAGCGCGTGA
- a CDS encoding glycoside hydrolase family 9 protein, which translates to MPRSARAAVISVLAVLAATGGVGAAPASAASVRAVVRVDQVGYLPAEEKHAFVLASRALHGSYAVLDAHGSTVASGALPSRARGSWSAAWPAVYEVSFSSVRAPGRYTVRVSGDASAVSVPFSVRPPGDLYGPLVADGVSFFGVQRDGATVPGGPLRRQPSHLHDASADVYATPSFDPDSDAVLEHDLTRTGGPVDVSGGWFDAGDYLKFTHTAAYADILLLASERSLGAAAPNDLRHEARRGQSWLAKMWDEGTRTLHLQVGLGGGSADGSFLGDHDLWRLPEADDATTARGLRYATSHRPVFDAAPAGQPVSPNLAGRVAAAFAMAAQVDARTDRHRATRELRRATSLYALADTASPPEPLTTALPNDFYPESTWRDDMELGGAEIALASQALGVDGHAYLAAASRWARAYLATETGDTFNLYDTSALAHLDLVRALAADGRTAAVSPATLLGDVRRQLATGVRRAASDPFRAGGVYTDFDVNAHTWGLVATEGWYERLTGSRSYAGFATSQRDWLLGANAWGVSSMVGAGTTFPRCMQHQVANLRGSTDGTAPLAVGAVVNGPNSSDLFADGLDGLQEGMRACSVPGYAAFDGHGSSYVDDVRSWQTDEPALDMTGTAVAAAAAQLALASPAGPPDAPVPAPGRTPEPLPAHVFAPYFEAYTGESPLAVSRASGAKHLTLAFFQTERPGSCTVWWNGDTSQPVSPATWGADIAAIQARGGDVIPSFGGYSADSTGTDIADSCSSVSKIAEAYESVIRTYSVSRIDLDVEDASLANAAAVVRRNRAINRVQRWAAREHVPLQVSYTLPTSTHGLEDDGLAVLRSAEKAHARIDVVNIMTFDYYDDAPHDMLRDAQGAATALVGQLADLHPGVPTDRLWSTVGVTQMLGIDDYGPPEVFRADQAVPFERWAERAGIGTVSFWALQRDNGGCVGTAGSDSCSGVAQRPWQFTRALLPFTR; encoded by the coding sequence ATGCCTCGGAGTGCACGAGCCGCCGTCATCAGCGTCCTCGCCGTGCTGGCCGCGACCGGAGGTGTCGGCGCCGCGCCCGCGTCGGCCGCGTCCGTGCGGGCCGTCGTCCGCGTCGACCAGGTCGGCTACCTGCCCGCTGAGGAGAAGCACGCCTTCGTCCTCGCGAGCCGCGCCCTCCACGGCTCCTACGCGGTCCTCGACGCGCACGGCTCGACCGTGGCGAGCGGAGCCCTGCCGTCGCGGGCACGTGGCAGCTGGAGCGCTGCCTGGCCCGCGGTCTACGAGGTCTCGTTCTCGTCGGTGCGCGCGCCGGGTCGCTACACCGTCCGGGTCTCCGGCGACGCCTCTGCCGTGTCCGTGCCCTTCTCCGTGCGGCCCCCCGGCGACCTCTACGGCCCGCTCGTCGCCGACGGCGTGAGCTTCTTCGGGGTGCAGCGCGACGGCGCCACGGTGCCGGGCGGCCCGCTCCGTCGGCAGCCGTCCCACCTGCACGACGCCAGCGCCGACGTCTACGCGACGCCGAGCTTCGACCCCGACAGCGACGCGGTGCTCGAGCACGACCTCACGCGCACCGGCGGCCCCGTCGACGTCAGCGGCGGCTGGTTCGACGCCGGCGACTACCTGAAGTTCACGCACACCGCTGCCTACGCGGACATCCTCCTGCTCGCGAGCGAGCGGAGCCTGGGTGCCGCCGCGCCGAACGACCTGCGGCACGAGGCGCGCCGCGGGCAGAGCTGGCTCGCGAAGATGTGGGACGAGGGGACGCGCACGCTGCACCTGCAGGTCGGGCTCGGTGGCGGCAGTGCCGACGGCAGCTTCCTCGGCGACCACGACCTCTGGCGCCTGCCGGAGGCCGACGACGCGACGACCGCTCGCGGGCTGCGCTACGCGACCTCGCACCGGCCGGTCTTCGACGCGGCCCCTGCCGGGCAGCCGGTCAGCCCCAACCTCGCCGGTCGCGTCGCCGCGGCGTTCGCGATGGCCGCCCAGGTCGACGCGCGCACCGACCGGCACCGGGCGACCCGCGAGCTGCGGCGCGCGACCTCGCTCTACGCCCTGGCCGACACCGCCTCTCCGCCCGAACCGCTCACGACCGCGCTGCCCAACGACTTCTACCCCGAGAGCACGTGGCGCGACGACATGGAGCTGGGCGGCGCCGAGATCGCGCTGGCCAGCCAGGCGCTCGGGGTCGACGGGCACGCGTACCTCGCTGCCGCCTCGCGCTGGGCGCGCGCCTACCTCGCCACCGAGACCGGCGACACCTTCAACCTCTACGACACCAGCGCGCTGGCGCACCTCGACCTCGTGCGCGCGCTCGCGGCCGACGGGCGCACAGCGGCGGTGTCGCCGGCCACCCTGCTGGGCGACGTGCGCCGCCAGCTCGCCACCGGCGTACGCCGTGCTGCCTCCGACCCCTTCCGCGCCGGCGGCGTCTACACCGACTTCGACGTCAACGCCCACACGTGGGGACTGGTCGCGACCGAGGGGTGGTACGAGCGGCTCACCGGCTCCCGCTCCTACGCGGGCTTCGCCACCAGCCAGCGCGACTGGCTCCTGGGCGCCAACGCCTGGGGCGTCAGCTCGATGGTCGGCGCGGGCACGACCTTCCCGCGCTGCATGCAGCACCAGGTGGCGAACCTGCGCGGCAGCACCGACGGCACGGCGCCGCTCGCCGTGGGCGCGGTCGTCAACGGGCCCAACAGCTCGGATCTCTTCGCCGACGGCCTCGACGGGCTGCAGGAGGGCATGCGCGCGTGCTCGGTGCCCGGCTACGCCGCCTTCGACGGCCACGGCTCGAGCTACGTCGACGACGTGCGCTCGTGGCAGACCGACGAGCCGGCGCTCGACATGACGGGTACGGCTGTGGCCGCAGCCGCCGCGCAGCTGGCCCTGGCCTCGCCGGCCGGACCGCCGGACGCACCGGTGCCGGCACCCGGCCGGACGCCCGAGCCGCTGCCGGCACACGTGTTCGCGCCGTACTTCGAGGCCTACACGGGCGAGAGCCCGCTCGCGGTCTCGCGCGCGTCAGGCGCGAAGCACCTGACGCTCGCCTTCTTCCAGACCGAGCGCCCGGGCTCGTGCACGGTCTGGTGGAACGGCGACACCTCGCAGCCGGTCTCACCCGCGACGTGGGGCGCCGACATCGCGGCGATCCAGGCACGCGGCGGCGACGTCATCCCGTCGTTCGGCGGCTACTCGGCCGACAGCACCGGCACCGACATCGCCGACAGCTGCTCGAGCGTCAGCAAGATCGCCGAGGCCTACGAGTCGGTGATCCGCACCTACTCCGTGAGCCGCATCGACCTCGACGTCGAGGACGCCTCGCTCGCGAACGCTGCGGCGGTCGTGCGCCGCAACCGCGCGATCAACCGCGTGCAGCGGTGGGCAGCGCGCGAGCACGTGCCGCTGCAGGTGTCCTACACGCTGCCGACCTCGACGCACGGGCTGGAGGACGACGGGCTCGCGGTGCTGCGCAGCGCGGAGAAGGCCCACGCCCGGATCGACGTCGTCAACATCATGACCTTCGACTACTACGACGACGCGCCGCACGACATGCTGCGCGACGCCCAGGGCGCTGCCACCGCGCTCGTCGGGCAGCTCGCCGACCTGCACCCGGGCGTGCCGACAGACCGGCTGTGGTCGACGGTCGGGGTGACGCAGATGCTCGGCATCGACGACTACGGGCCGCCGGAGGTCTTCCGCGCCGACCAGGCCGTGCCGTTCGAGCGGTGGGCCGAGCGGGCGGGCATCGGCACCGTGTCGTTCTGGGCGCTGCAGCGCGACAACGGCGGCTGCGTCGGCACCGCCGGCAGCGACTCGTGCTCGGGGGTCGCCCAGCGGCCGTGGCAGTTCACCCGCGCCCTGCTGCCCTTCACGCGCTGA
- a CDS encoding putative bifunctional diguanylate cyclase/phosphodiesterase — protein sequence MHSTTTGAEAVNDLFEQSVLPSYLWQRTGDDFVLVAANAVGRSYVGQAWLDHMRATTFAGLFPHDPAAVSDMRRVVAEQTAVRRATMAGRPPEEPDETARAAAGNETVVDLVPVLGDCVMLQVHDVTEQRIAEQAARASLAKLDRRVAQQRAVAELGSFALRAVDPTALLRRAVGLVAEVLDIEVVTVLRRDDDGLRTVADNATDELADTVLPLDAALSQAALTLATGQTVVSADVRADERFSWTEDGCHDSLQGGVTTLVGGGAGGPFGVLCAHSYRPRDYDPDDQHFLVGVANVLAGALDRSAAEAQTRWAALHDPLTGLANRTRVLDGLTHALTRDRRTGACTAVLMIDLDGFKYVNDSLGHSVGDALLASLAPLLVATVRPSDTVARLGGDEFVVLCEDLPGEAEAVRVAERIAELWSTPLHVGGTDVYVRGSTGIAWCRSGATEARELLREADSAMYAAKERAPGSIAVFDATMQRRAASRLQLEGELRRSLEVGGFRLVYQPIVDSATGRPVGVEALARWTSPTRGVVSPQEFIAVAEDCGLIVELGRWVLREAVTTFAGWCAGQPETPYLTVNVSGRQLLHPGFVDDVLAVLGEAGLPPAQLGLEITESVLLQEPTRARQMLGALREAGVATLLDDFGTGYSSLSWLRQLPADALKIDRSFVQGLPGDAADASVVSAVVALGRSLGLTVIAEGVEDAAQLEALVQMGCPRVQGYLFARPVPGDEARATLFGR from the coding sequence GTGCACAGCACGACGACGGGCGCGGAGGCGGTCAACGACCTCTTCGAGCAGTCGGTGCTCCCCTCCTACCTGTGGCAGCGCACGGGCGACGACTTCGTCCTCGTGGCCGCCAACGCGGTCGGCCGCAGCTACGTCGGCCAGGCCTGGCTCGACCACATGCGCGCCACCACGTTCGCCGGCCTCTTCCCGCACGACCCGGCCGCCGTGTCCGACATGCGCCGCGTCGTCGCCGAGCAGACCGCCGTCAGACGCGCGACCATGGCGGGACGACCGCCGGAGGAGCCGGACGAGACGGCGCGAGCCGCCGCGGGCAACGAGACCGTCGTCGACCTCGTGCCGGTGCTGGGCGACTGCGTGATGCTCCAGGTCCACGACGTCACCGAGCAGCGCATCGCCGAGCAGGCCGCGCGCGCCTCGCTGGCCAAGCTCGACCGCCGCGTCGCCCAGCAGCGCGCGGTCGCCGAGCTCGGCAGCTTCGCGCTCCGGGCCGTCGACCCCACGGCGCTGCTGCGCCGGGCGGTGGGCCTGGTGGCAGAGGTGCTCGACATCGAGGTCGTCACCGTGCTGCGGCGCGACGACGACGGCCTGCGCACGGTGGCCGACAACGCGACCGACGAGCTCGCCGACACGGTGCTGCCGCTCGACGCGGCGCTCTCTCAGGCGGCGCTGACGCTCGCGACCGGACAGACGGTGGTGAGCGCAGACGTACGCGCCGACGAGCGGTTCTCGTGGACCGAGGACGGCTGCCACGACTCGCTGCAGGGCGGCGTCACGACGCTGGTCGGCGGCGGGGCCGGCGGGCCGTTCGGCGTGCTGTGCGCGCACTCCTACCGCCCCCGCGACTACGACCCCGACGACCAGCACTTCCTGGTCGGCGTCGCGAACGTCCTCGCCGGTGCCCTCGACCGCAGCGCGGCCGAGGCGCAGACCCGCTGGGCGGCACTGCACGACCCGCTCACCGGGCTGGCGAACCGGACCCGCGTGCTCGACGGGCTGACGCACGCGCTGACCCGCGACAGGCGTACCGGTGCCTGCACCGCCGTGCTGATGATCGACCTCGACGGGTTCAAGTACGTCAACGACTCCCTGGGCCACTCGGTGGGCGACGCGCTGCTCGCGTCCCTGGCGCCGCTGCTGGTGGCGACCGTGCGCCCCTCCGACACCGTCGCGCGCCTCGGCGGGGACGAGTTCGTCGTGCTGTGCGAGGACCTGCCGGGCGAAGCCGAGGCGGTGCGGGTCGCCGAGCGCATCGCGGAGCTGTGGAGCACCCCGCTCCACGTCGGCGGCACGGACGTCTACGTGCGCGGCAGCACTGGCATCGCGTGGTGCCGCAGCGGAGCCACCGAGGCCCGCGAGCTGCTGCGCGAGGCCGACTCGGCGATGTACGCGGCCAAGGAGCGCGCGCCCGGCTCGATCGCCGTCTTCGACGCCACGATGCAGCGCCGCGCCGCGAGCCGGCTGCAGCTGGAGGGCGAGCTGCGCCGCTCGCTCGAGGTCGGCGGCTTCCGGCTCGTCTACCAGCCGATCGTCGACAGCGCGACGGGACGGCCGGTGGGCGTCGAGGCGCTGGCGCGCTGGACGTCGCCGACCCGCGGGGTCGTCAGCCCGCAGGAGTTCATCGCCGTCGCCGAGGACTGCGGCCTCATCGTCGAGCTCGGCCGCTGGGTGCTGCGCGAGGCCGTCACGACGTTCGCCGGCTGGTGCGCGGGACAGCCGGAGACGCCCTACCTCACCGTCAACGTCTCGGGCCGCCAGCTGCTGCACCCCGGCTTCGTCGACGACGTGCTCGCCGTGCTCGGCGAGGCCGGCCTGCCGCCGGCGCAGCTCGGCCTGGAGATCACCGAGAGCGTGCTGCTGCAGGAGCCGACGCGGGCGCGCCAGATGTTGGGGGCCCTGCGCGAGGCGGGGGTGGCCACGCTGCTCGACGACTTCGGCACCGGCTACTCGTCGCTGTCGTGGCTGCGCCAGCTGCCCGCCGACGCGCTGAAGATCGACCGCTCCTTCGTGCAGGGCCTCCCCGGCGACGCCGCCGACGCCTCGGTCGTCAGCGCCGTGGTGGCGCTCGGGCGCAGCCTCGGCCTCACAGTGATCGCCGAGGGCGTGGAGGACGCCGCCCAGCTCGAGGCGCTCGTGCAGATGGGCTGCCCGCGCGTGCAGGGCTACCTGTTCGCCCGGCCAGTGCCCGGTGACGAGGCGCGCGCCACCCTCTTCGGCCGATGA